From a single Candidatus Woesearchaeota archaeon genomic region:
- a CDS encoding ribulose-phosphate 3-epimerase, with amino-acid sequence MTKIRILPTLFALNKEEFSNKLEKVSFSKKIHIDFMDGKFTDKKSVGFSEMDEILNTKDKVFFAHLMAYEPEEYASKIKKLNISRVYLHYEVFETDSDFQYAIEEFKSRNIEVGLAVNPGTDIEEISSYVEEIDSVLIMSVWPGKEGQTFISNTYSRTKELRGNFPKIEICVDGGINSENIKKASDSGIDVFCVGSYVSSDSHPKEHYQELEKLL; translated from the coding sequence ATGACAAAAATAAGGATATTACCAACTCTTTTTGCTTTAAATAAGGAAGAGTTTTCTAATAAGCTTGAAAAAGTTTCTTTTTCAAAAAAGATACATATAGATTTTATGGATGGAAAATTTACAGATAAAAAGTCTGTTGGTTTTAGTGAGATGGACGAGATATTAAATACAAAAGATAAAGTATTTTTTGCGCATTTGATGGCTTATGAACCCGAAGAGTATGCATCAAAAATTAAAAAGTTGAATATTTCTCGTGTATATTTACATTATGAGGTTTTTGAGACTGATAGTGATTTTCAATATGCTATAGAGGAATTTAAATCAAGAAATATTGAAGTTGGGCTTGCAGTGAATCCTGGGACCGATATTGAAGAGATATCCTCATATGTAGAAGAGATTGACTCTGTTTTGATTATGAGTGTTTGGCCAGGTAAAGAAGGACAAACTTTTATTTCTAATACTTATAGTAGAACTAAAGAATTAAGGGGAAATTTTCCAAAAATCGAAATTTGTGTTGATGGAGGTATTAATTCTGAAAATATTAAGAAGGCTTCAGATTCAGGAATTGATGTTTTTTGTGTTGGTTCTTATGTTTCCTCGGATTCTCATCCAAAGGAACATTATCAAGAATTGGAGAAATTACTTTAA
- a CDS encoding V-type H(+)-translocating pyrophosphatase: protein MIELIIVSICVVAFILAIINYISVQKMSAGDKKMKEIANYIAEGAKAFLIAEYKIMFVFIIVIAALLWFFLNQAVGHNLGLYTAIAFVAGSIASILSGAIGMIVATKANVRTTEASKKSVSAGFDVAFKGGSVLGLTLVSFAVLGLIFLFMIYSFIGLEMNIIVEAITGFGLGGSMMAMFGRVGGGIYTKAADVGADIVGKVEKNIPEDDPRNPAVIADNVGDNVGDIAGMGSDLFGSVAESTAAALVIGFFAFGATNITALTFPILISAVGILASIITLFFVKVGKNSENVEKPIKYALVGSTILMAIGVYFATMWAIPESFIYNEITYTSTGVYIAILGGLVSGLAIGLITEYYTSASYRPVKKTAEAATTGAGTLMIDGLALGYESAVLPVLLIAGTAVLGFHYAGLYGIALSAIGMLGTLVIGLTIDVYGPISDNAGGIAEMAGLDKKVRKRTDILDAAGNTTAAIGKGFAIGSAALTSLALFSAFVSAAGIKVVNILDVNIIAGVLVGAMLPFLFSAMTMKSVGKAAQAIVVEVRRQFKEIKGLMEGKAKPDYEKCIAISTKASLNEMLAPSILIIVTPVFVGVIFGVEVLAGVLAGSIASGIVLAISMANSGGAWDNAKKYIEAGNLGGKGSDNHKAAIVGDTVGDPFKDTSGPALNILVKLMAIISLVLVPLFI from the coding sequence ATGATAGAATTAATTATCGTAAGTATTTGTGTAGTTGCATTTATTTTAGCTATCATCAATTACATTAGTGTTCAAAAAATGAGTGCTGGTGATAAAAAGATGAAAGAAATTGCAAACTACATTGCAGAAGGTGCAAAAGCATTTTTAATTGCAGAATATAAAATTATGTTTGTGTTTATTATTGTAATCGCAGCTCTTTTATGGTTTTTCTTAAATCAAGCTGTAGGACACAACCTAGGACTATATACAGCAATCGCTTTTGTTGCAGGTTCAATCGCATCCATTCTATCTGGTGCAATTGGAATGATTGTAGCTACTAAAGCTAATGTTAGAACTACTGAAGCTTCAAAAAAAAGTGTTTCAGCAGGATTTGATGTAGCTTTTAAAGGAGGTTCAGTACTAGGTTTAACATTAGTTTCATTCGCAGTATTAGGACTAATTTTCTTATTTATGATTTATAGTTTCATAGGTTTAGAAATGAACATCATTGTAGAAGCTATAACTGGATTTGGTCTAGGTGGTTCAATGATGGCAATGTTTGGTAGAGTTGGTGGTGGAATTTATACTAAAGCTGCTGATGTTGGTGCAGATATTGTAGGAAAAGTTGAAAAAAACATTCCAGAAGATGATCCAAGAAACCCTGCAGTTATTGCAGATAATGTTGGTGATAATGTAGGAGATATCGCAGGAATGGGGTCAGATTTATTTGGTTCTGTTGCAGAAAGTACTGCTGCTGCATTAGTGATAGGATTTTTCGCATTTGGAGCAACAAACATTACAGCATTAACATTTCCAATTTTAATTTCTGCAGTAGGTATACTTGCAAGTATTATTACATTATTTTTCGTAAAAGTTGGGAAAAATTCTGAAAATGTTGAAAAACCAATTAAATATGCTTTAGTTGGAAGTACAATTCTTATGGCTATTGGTGTATATTTTGCTACAATGTGGGCAATTCCAGAATCATTTATCTATAATGAAATTACATACACTTCAACAGGAGTATATATAGCAATTCTTGGAGGATTAGTTTCAGGACTAGCAATTGGTTTAATTACTGAGTACTATACTTCAGCTTCATATAGACCTGTTAAAAAAACTGCTGAGGCAGCAACAACTGGTGCAGGAACTTTAATGATTGATGGTTTAGCTTTAGGTTATGAATCAGCAGTATTGCCTGTATTATTAATCGCTGGAACTGCAGTTTTAGGTTTCCATTATGCCGGTTTATATGGTATTGCATTAAGTGCAATTGGTATGCTTGGAACATTAGTTATTGGATTAACTATTGATGTATATGGTCCTATCTCAGACAATGCTGGTGGTATTGCTGAAATGGCAGGATTAGACAAAAAAGTAAGAAAAAGAACTGACATCTTAGATGCTGCAGGAAACACTACTGCTGCTATCGGAAAAGGATTTGCTATCGGTTCTGCTGCATTAACTTCTCTTGCTTTATTCTCAGCATTTGTAAGTGCTGCAGGAATTAAAGTAGTAAATATTTTAGATGTGAATATAATCGCAGGAGTTTTAGTTGGAGCAATGCTTCCATTCTTATTTTCTGCTATGACTATGAAGAGTGTAGGAAAAGCTGCACAAGCAATAGTTGTTGAAGTTAGAAGACAATTCAAAGAAATCAAAGGTTTAATGGAAGGTAAAGCTAAACCTGATTATGAAAAATGTATTGCAATTTCAACAAAAGCTTCATTAAATGAAATGCTTGCACCATCAATTTTAATTATTGTAACTCCAGTATTTGTTGGAGTTATATTTGGTGTAGAAGTTCTTGCAGGAGTTCTTGCAGGTTCAATCGCATCAGGAATTGTATTAGCTATTTCAATGGCTAATAGTGGTGGAGCATGGGATAATGCAAAGAAATATATTGAAGCTGGAAACTTAGGTGGAAAAGGTTCAGATAATCATAAAGCAGCGATTGTTGGAGACACAGTAGGAGATCCATTCAAGGATACCTCAGGTCCTGCTTTAAACATTTTAGTTAAATTAATGGCAATTATTTCATTAGTTTTAGTTCCATTATTTATCTAA
- a CDS encoding DNA-directed RNA polymerase subunit E'' has product MVNKKKVCKECGFLTEEKNCPNCKSNQLQEKYKGTVYILDAKESEVAKKIDKSNKGIYALKY; this is encoded by the coding sequence ATGGTAAATAAAAAAAAAGTTTGTAAAGAATGTGGTTTTTTAACTGAAGAGAAAAATTGTCCTAATTGTAAATCTAACCAACTACAAGAAAAATATAAAGGAACAGTATACATTTTAGATGCAAAAGAATCTGAAGTTGCAAAAAAAATAGATAAATCAAATAAAGGAATTTACGCTCTAAAATATTAA